A part of Melittangium boletus DSM 14713 genomic DNA contains:
- a CDS encoding DcaP family trimeric outer membrane transporter has translation MMRRMFGGFSTAVLLLGSTAPAAEQAQQDPPPSDVEALRQEMKRLREELDALKAARPEAPSETTTQERLDAVEVKQEDAVVTGDIPGSFRVPGTDISMRFYGWAELNWIHDFQGDSTDIDYATFSPYLPLEGTPGGNRKNRDFIHARTSRVGLESGMPTRFGVLGVKIEGDFSNEPRTGDTAQYGSPRNVITQLLTNSYGFRLRHAYGQFGGLLIGQTWSTFMDVNNYPETVDFNGPVGATIIRQPQIRYSYVTQSLGTFTAALENSSSYVLSEEGAVMASSLSRMPDFIVRWDKGFQWGALSARAMTQEFRVNDGEEVDALRRGWGAAVSGLVKVRGSDILTFGVTGGKGVGRYLNYSEGALYEPEANRLRLEKAIGILVGYQFKPTDWLRFNVVYGMSRHLDDDFTELATSTGIDSGRFGINRFVHQANFGPIFTPMKNVDLGLEASLAERETLAGEKGYMTRLNFMARYYIN, from the coding sequence ATGATGCGTAGGATGTTCGGAGGGTTCTCCACCGCGGTCCTGCTGTTGGGCTCCACCGCCCCAGCCGCCGAGCAGGCACAGCAAGACCCACCGCCATCGGACGTCGAGGCACTGCGCCAGGAGATGAAGCGGCTTCGCGAGGAGTTGGACGCCCTCAAGGCGGCACGGCCCGAGGCCCCCTCCGAGACCACCACGCAGGAGCGGCTCGACGCCGTCGAGGTGAAACAAGAGGACGCGGTCGTCACGGGTGACATCCCCGGCTCCTTCCGCGTGCCCGGCACGGACATCTCGATGCGGTTCTACGGCTGGGCGGAGCTGAACTGGATTCACGACTTCCAGGGCGACAGCACCGACATCGACTACGCGACGTTCTCCCCGTATCTGCCGCTCGAAGGCACGCCCGGGGGGAACCGCAAGAACCGTGACTTCATCCACGCCCGCACGTCACGGGTGGGGCTCGAGTCGGGCATGCCCACCCGCTTTGGCGTCCTCGGGGTGAAGATCGAAGGAGACTTCAGCAACGAGCCACGCACCGGCGACACCGCGCAGTACGGCTCTCCCCGCAACGTCATCACGCAGCTGCTGACGAACAGCTACGGCTTCCGCCTGCGTCATGCGTACGGCCAGTTCGGCGGACTGCTCATCGGTCAGACCTGGTCCACCTTCATGGACGTGAACAACTACCCCGAGACCGTGGACTTCAACGGCCCCGTGGGCGCGACCATCATCCGCCAACCGCAGATCCGCTACTCCTACGTCACCCAGTCGTTGGGCACCTTCACCGCCGCGCTCGAGAACTCGTCGAGCTATGTGCTCAGTGAGGAGGGCGCCGTGATGGCTTCGAGCCTGTCCCGCATGCCCGACTTCATCGTGCGCTGGGACAAGGGCTTCCAGTGGGGTGCGCTGAGCGCGCGCGCCATGACGCAGGAGTTCCGCGTCAATGATGGCGAGGAGGTGGACGCGCTCCGGCGAGGTTGGGGCGCCGCGGTCAGCGGGCTCGTGAAGGTCCGCGGCAGCGACATTCTCACCTTCGGCGTGACAGGGGGTAAGGGCGTGGGGCGCTACCTCAACTACTCCGAGGGCGCCCTCTACGAGCCGGAAGCCAATCGGCTCCGGCTTGAGAAGGCCATCGGCATCCTCGTCGGCTACCAGTTCAAGCCCACCGACTGGCTGCGCTTCAATGTGGTCTATGGCATGTCGCGCCACCTCGACGACGATTTCACCGAGCTCGCCACGTCGACCGGGATCGACAGTGGCCGCTTCGGCATCAACCGCTTCGTCCATCAGGCCAACTTCGGCCCCATCTTCACGCCGATGAAGAACGTCGACCTGGGGCTCGAGGCGAGCCTGGCCGAACGCGAGACGCTCGCCGGGGAGAAGGGCTACATGACGCGTCTGAACTTCATGGCCCGGTACTACATCAACTGA
- a CDS encoding amino acid ABC transporter ATP-binding protein: MNMPLAQPPPTASRQTPLITVEGVNKHFGAAHVLRDVSTRFHEGEVAVIIGASGSGKSTFLRTLNRLEKHDSGRIVVNGIELNDSVKNLDAIRREVGMVFQQFNLFPHLTVLENITIAPRRVRKTPRQDAQRAALELLARVGMKDHANKYPHQLSGGQQQRVAIARSLAMQPKILLFDEPTSALDPEMINEVLDVMKDIARSGMTMIVVTHEMRFARDVGDRILFFDQGRLLQEAPPDEFFDRQQNERIRGFLGQLAH; the protein is encoded by the coding sequence ATGAACATGCCGCTCGCCCAGCCTCCCCCCACCGCCTCGCGACAAACGCCGCTCATCACCGTGGAGGGCGTGAACAAACACTTCGGCGCCGCGCATGTCCTGCGCGATGTCTCCACGCGCTTCCACGAGGGCGAGGTCGCCGTCATCATCGGTGCCTCCGGCTCCGGGAAGTCGACGTTCCTGCGCACGCTCAACCGGCTCGAGAAGCACGACTCCGGACGAATCGTGGTGAATGGCATCGAGCTGAATGACAGCGTGAAGAACCTCGATGCGATCCGCCGCGAGGTGGGCATGGTGTTCCAGCAGTTCAACCTGTTCCCGCACCTCACCGTGCTCGAGAACATCACGATCGCGCCACGCCGCGTCCGCAAGACTCCACGCCAGGACGCCCAGCGCGCGGCGCTCGAGCTGCTCGCCCGCGTGGGCATGAAGGATCACGCGAACAAATACCCGCACCAGCTCTCGGGCGGTCAGCAGCAGCGTGTGGCCATCGCGCGCTCGTTGGCGATGCAACCGAAAATCCTGCTCTTCGACGAGCCGACCAGCGCCCTCGACCCCGAGATGATCAACGAGGTGCTGGACGTGATGAAGGACATCGCCCGCTCGGGCATGACGATGATCGTCGTCACGCACGAGATGCGTTTCGCCCGTGACGTCGGTGATCGGATCCTGTTCTTCGATCAGGGCCGCCTGCTTCAGGAGGCGCCTCCCGACGAGTTCTTTGACAGACAACAAAACGAGCGGATCCGGGGCTTCCTGGGACAGCTCGCGCATTAA
- a CDS encoding amino acid ABC transporter permease yields MNSLLSVWPQAWTRQQRSSATIVLAVVVLAAFLWLLAIPLALVPEPIGPAAQEFAEGARVTVQLTLVSGLVGVVLGVLAALAKLAPFPPLRWVAGLYIWVIRGTPLLVQVLFVFLALPMLIPGVQLSDFNSAAAALAVNVGAYNAEALRAGILAVPKGQSEAARSLGLSPAQTFLHIVFPQSFKIALPPLVNNLVALLKDSSLAYVIGVVELSNIGNRVQAATFQPVPVFIATACIYLFLTTVLTQISGAIEQRLDVEQRT; encoded by the coding sequence ATGAACAGTCTTCTCTCCGTCTGGCCCCAGGCATGGACGCGTCAGCAACGCAGCAGCGCCACCATTGTCCTGGCGGTCGTCGTCCTGGCGGCGTTCTTGTGGCTCCTCGCCATCCCCCTCGCGCTGGTACCCGAGCCCATCGGCCCCGCCGCTCAGGAGTTCGCGGAAGGCGCGCGCGTCACCGTGCAGCTGACGCTCGTCTCGGGGCTGGTCGGCGTCGTGCTCGGCGTGCTCGCCGCCCTGGCGAAGCTGGCGCCCTTCCCGCCCCTGCGCTGGGTGGCCGGGCTCTACATCTGGGTGATCCGCGGCACACCTCTGCTCGTGCAGGTGCTGTTCGTGTTCCTCGCCCTGCCGATGCTCATCCCCGGAGTCCAGCTCTCGGACTTCAACTCGGCGGCCGCGGCGCTCGCGGTGAACGTGGGGGCCTACAACGCCGAGGCGCTCCGGGCCGGCATCCTCGCGGTTCCCAAGGGGCAGAGCGAGGCGGCCCGGTCCTTGGGCCTGTCGCCCGCGCAGACCTTCCTCCACATCGTGTTCCCGCAGAGCTTCAAGATCGCGCTGCCTCCCCTGGTGAACAACCTGGTGGCGCTGCTCAAGGACTCCTCCCTGGCGTATGTCATCGGTGTCGTCGAGCTGTCCAACATCGGCAACCGGGTGCAGGCCGCCACGTTCCAGCCCGTGCCGGTGTTCATCGCGACGGCGTGCATCTACCTCTTCCTCACGACCGTGCTGACCCAGATCTCGGGTGCCATCGAACAGCGGCTCGACGTCGAGCAGCGGACCTGA